A window of Streptomyces armeniacus contains these coding sequences:
- a CDS encoding non-ribosomal peptide synthetase has translation MELAGGVAVRPEVSVAGLVERWAVSSPGAVAVVCGDEALSYGELDARAERVAAGLAGRGVGAESVVGLALPRSVDLVVAMLGIWKAGGAYLPVDPRYPSARLDYILEDAAPVLVLTDEETAGILPGSGAPVAYVAEVEAAGERTGGLAPVLPSQAAYVMYTSGSTGVPKGVVITHRGVVNGVQGLAASVGVDGSTRMLAGTSVNFDVSVFEVFTTLGVGGCVEIVRDVLVVGERGGWSGGVISTVPSVFAELLDQVSGKVAVDAVVFAGEALSSTLVEKVREAIPGVRVVNAYGQSESFYASVFPLEAGREGPAAGSVPVGAPLENMRAYVLGPGLVPVPAGVVGELYVGGEIGRGYAGRGGLTAERFVADPFGEPGARMYRTGDLARWTDAGVLEFAGRDDSQMKVRGFRIEPGEVEAALCAHPGVAQAVVTTHKAREGGGTQLVGYVVVGCQRALHRRLLRRLGVVCRDGGGGDVAFEGGGVFGGGVEEDLVSCVRGDALAQVAR, from the coding sequence GTGGAGCTGGCGGGTGGTGTGGCGGTGCGGCCGGAGGTGTCGGTTGCGGGGTTGGTGGAGCGTTGGGCGGTGTCGTCGCCGGGTGCGGTGGCGGTGGTGTGTGGTGATGAGGCGTTGTCGTACGGGGAGTTGGATGCGCGTGCGGAGCGGGTGGCCGCGGGTCTGGCCGGGCGTGGTGTGGGTGCGGAGTCGGTGGTGGGTCTGGCGTTGCCGCGGTCGGTGGATCTGGTGGTGGCGATGCTGGGGATCTGGAAGGCCGGTGGGGCGTATCTGCCGGTGGATCCGCGGTATCCCAGTGCGCGGCTCGACTACATCCTTGAGGACGCGGCGCCCGTGCTGGTGCTGACCGATGAGGAGACGGCGGGGATCCTGCCCGGCTCCGGTGCCCCGGTGGCGTACGTCGCCGAGGTGGAGGCCGCGGGTGAGCGTACGGGCGGGCTTGCGCCCGTGTTGCCGTCGCAGGCGGCGTATGTGATGTACACGTCCGGTTCGACGGGTGTGCCCAAGGGTGTGGTGATCACGCACCGGGGTGTCGTCAACGGTGTGCAGGGGCTGGCGGCTTCGGTGGGTGTGGACGGTTCGACGCGGATGTTGGCGGGGACGTCCGTCAATTTCGATGTGTCGGTGTTCGAGGTGTTCACGACGCTGGGCGTGGGCGGGTGTGTGGAGATCGTCCGCGATGTGCTGGTGGTGGGTGAGCGGGGTGGCTGGTCCGGTGGTGTGATCAGCACGGTGCCGTCGGTGTTCGCGGAGCTGCTGGATCAGGTGTCGGGGAAGGTCGCCGTGGATGCGGTGGTGTTCGCGGGTGAGGCGTTGTCCTCGACGCTGGTGGAGAAGGTGCGGGAGGCCATTCCGGGTGTGCGGGTGGTCAACGCGTATGGGCAGAGCGAGAGTTTCTATGCTTCCGTCTTCCCCCTGGAGGCCGGGCGTGAGGGTCCGGCTGCCGGGAGTGTGCCGGTGGGTGCGCCGTTGGAGAACATGCGGGCGTACGTGCTGGGGCCGGGGTTGGTGCCCGTTCCTGCCGGTGTGGTGGGGGAGTTGTATGTCGGTGGGGAGATCGGCCGTGGGTATGCGGGCCGTGGTGGGCTGACGGCGGAGCGGTTTGTGGCCGATCCGTTCGGTGAGCCGGGTGCGCGGATGTATCGGACGGGTGACCTGGCGCGGTGGACGGACGCGGGGGTGCTGGAGTTCGCGGGCCGTGATGACTCGCAGATGAAGGTGCGCGGCTTCCGTATCGAGCCCGGCGAGGTCGAGGCCGCGCTCTGCGCGCACCCGGGCGTCGCGCAGGCCGTCGTGACCACGCACAAGGCACGGGAGGGCGGCGGCACACAACTCGTCGGCTACGTCGTTGTCGGCTGTCAGCGAGCTCTTCACCGTCGTCTGCTTCGGCGGCTTGGTGTTGTTTGTAGAGACGGGGGTGGGGGCGACGTGGCGTTCGAGGGCGGTGGCGTCTTCGGGGGAGGTGTTGAAGAAGATCTTGTTTCGTGCGTTCGCGGAGATGCCCTCGCGCAGGTCGCGCGGTAG
- a CDS encoding IS110 family transposase yields the protein MARNWAGTDIGKVHHHTVVLDSDGEVLLSRKVVNDEPELLSLIRDVLEFGDVVWAVDVADGMAALLVDLLLNHEQTIVYLPGLAVNRASVGYRGLGKTDAKDARVIADQARMRRDLHILTPESDLAAELRVMTDRRADLVQERTRKTNRLHAQVLSIFPVLERALELTNIGPLVLLSGYQTPAALRRSGRKRLTAWLRHRKVRSAEVLAAAAVDAAERQHTQLPGEAAIARVVCGLALEVIGLHEKIHELDKLIETRFHEHELAPVISSMPGIGPLLGAEFLAATGGDLTRFASADRLATFAGVAPVPRDSGNVNGNLHRPRRYHRGLQRVFYRSAMISIRSCPESRVFYDRKRAENKTHKHAVLALARRRVNVLFAMIRDRQCYHAPPSVTTAA from the coding sequence ATGGCCCGGAACTGGGCGGGAACCGATATCGGCAAGGTTCATCACCACACCGTCGTCCTTGACAGCGACGGTGAAGTGCTGCTCTCGCGGAAAGTGGTCAATGACGAGCCGGAACTGCTGAGTCTGATCAGGGATGTGCTGGAGTTCGGCGATGTGGTGTGGGCCGTCGACGTTGCCGACGGCATGGCCGCCTTGCTGGTCGATCTCCTACTCAATCACGAGCAGACGATCGTCTATCTGCCCGGCCTCGCCGTGAACCGGGCTTCCGTCGGCTACCGCGGCTTGGGCAAGACCGACGCGAAAGACGCCCGGGTCATCGCAGATCAGGCGCGTATGCGGCGTGACCTGCACATCCTGACTCCCGAAAGCGACCTGGCCGCTGAGCTGCGGGTGATGACCGACCGGCGCGCTGACCTGGTCCAGGAGCGAACGCGGAAGACCAACCGTCTGCATGCGCAGGTGCTGAGCATCTTTCCAGTTCTGGAGCGCGCTCTGGAACTGACGAACATTGGGCCGCTGGTACTGCTGTCCGGCTACCAGACGCCGGCTGCACTGCGGCGTTCGGGCCGCAAGCGGCTGACGGCGTGGCTGCGTCACCGCAAGGTCCGCAGCGCGGAGGTCCTGGCCGCTGCCGCCGTTGACGCCGCGGAGCGGCAGCACACCCAGCTGCCCGGCGAAGCCGCGATTGCCCGTGTGGTCTGTGGTCTGGCGCTGGAGGTGATCGGTCTCCACGAGAAGATTCATGAGCTGGACAAGCTCATCGAGACCCGGTTTCACGAGCACGAACTCGCCCCGGTGATCTCCAGCATGCCGGGCATCGGCCCTCTGCTGGGCGCCGAGTTCCTCGCCGCGACGGGCGGCGACCTGACCCGGTTCGCCAGTGCGGACCGGCTCGCCACCTTCGCTGGCGTCGCCCCGGTTCCCCGGGACTCCGGCAACGTGAACGGCAACCTGCACCGCCCCCGCCGCTACCACCGGGGCCTGCAGCGTGTCTTCTACCGCTCCGCGATGATCAGCATCCGCAGCTGTCCGGAGTCCCGGGTCTTCTACGACCGCAAGAGAGCCGAGAACAAGACACACAAGCATGCCGTCCTCGCGCTCGCCCGCCGCCGCGTCAACGTTCTCTTCGCCATGATCCGTGACCGACAGTGCTACCACGCTCCGCCTTCCGTCACGACCGCCGCTTGA